The following coding sequences lie in one Vitis vinifera cultivar Pinot Noir 40024 chromosome 19, ASM3070453v1 genomic window:
- the LOC100262374 gene encoding ADP-ribosylation factor GTPase-activating protein AGD5 → MNEKANVTKELNARHRKILEGLLKLPENRECADCKSKGPRWASVNLGIFICMQCSGIHRSLGVHISKVRSATLDTWLPEQVAFIQSMGNEKANSYWEAELPPNYDRVGIENFIRAKYEDKRWIPKDGKPRSTSQGREEKASAHWHRPGDRGGSGNTSNSENSFEEKKNVQAPSIKDNGPATRISLPVPPKGPEPVAPIPKPHQVTQKPEPSVPQAESAKQAADSTPVVPPPKVDYATDLFNMLSMDDPTENGSEAASADDNAWAGFQSAEQTSTAEKTAPAKPIEGNTQSTSGIEDLFKDSPSIMPAASDKPQKDVKNDIMSLFEKSNMVSPFSLHQQQLAMLAQQQSLLMAAAAKSTGVAPKFSINAQQHSSNGTDLPTQNWPNMGYQIPGMMMQAAGNNDMQKFMQAANMGPTHPAGNSVPFATSSMYTMGQVAPTNGVATTSVSRPPSASPATPPTQPGKEYDFSSLTQGMFSKP, encoded by the exons ATGAACGAGAAGGCCAACGTTACCAAGGAGCTCAATGCCAGGCACAGAAAG ATACTAGAAGGCCTTCTTAAACTGCCTGAGAACAGAGAATGTGCTGACTGCAAAAGCAA AGGTCCTAGATGGGCTAGTGTGAATCTAGGCATATTTATATGCATGCAATGTTCTGGGATCCATAGAAGCCTTGGGGTACACATATCAAAG GTGAGGTCTGCCACACTGGACACATGGCTTCCTGAACAGGTTGCATTTATTCAGT CTATGGGAAATGAGAAGGCAAATAGTTATTGGGAAGCAGAGCTACCTCCAAACTATGATAGAGTTGGGATTGAGAATTTTATCCGTGCAAA GTATGAAGATAAGAGATGGATTCCTAAGGATGGAAAACCAAGATCAACTTCTCAGGGTCGAGAAGAAAAGGCATCCGCACATTGGCATAGGCCTGGGGATAGAGGTGGGAGTGGAAATACCAGCAATTCTGAGAATTCATTTGAGGAAAAGAAGAATGTTCAGGCACCTAGTATAAAAGATAACGGGCCTGCTACAAGGATTAGCCTTCCTGTGCCTCCTAAAGGACCTGAGCCA GTTGCCCCTATTCCAAAGCCTCATCAAGTTACTCAGAAACCAGAACCATCAGTGCCACAAGCTGAATCAGCTAAGCAGGCTGCAGATTCTACTCCAGTAGTTCCTCCCCCTAAAGTTGATTATGCTACTGATCTTTTTAACATGCTTTCTATGGATGATCCTACTGAAAATGGCTCAGAGGCAGCCTCTGCTGATGATAATGCATGGGCTGGTTTCCAGT CTGCTGAACAAACTTCAACAGCTGAGAAAACTGCTCCTGCAAAACCAATTGAAGGTAATACCCAGTCCACTTCTGGAATTGAGGATCTATTTAAAGATTCACCTTCAATCATGCCAGCTGCCTCAGATAAGCCCCAGAAAGATGTAAAGAATGATATAATGAGTCTTTTTGAGAAG TCCAATATGGTGTCACCATTTTCTCTTCATCAACAACAACTTGCCATGCTGGCGCAGCAACAGTCCCTTCTCATGGCTGCTGCAGCTAAATCCACAGGTGTGGCCCCAAAGTTTTCCATCAATGCACAACAACATAGCTCAAATGGTACCGATTTACCCACTCAGAACTGGCCAAACATGGGCTACCAAATTCCTGGAATGATGATGCAAGCTGCAGGGAACAACGATATGCAGAAATTTATGCAG GCTGCAAACATGGGGCCAACACATCCAGCTGGGAACTCAGTTCCATTTGCAACATCCAG TATGTATACTATGGGCCAAGTTGCTCCCACCAATGGTGTCGCAACCACTAGCGTGAGTAGACCGCCATCAGCATCACCAGCTACGCCTCCTACACAGCCAGGAAAAGAATATGATTTCTCGTCATTAACACAGGGCATGTTCTCGAAACCCTAA